The following proteins are encoded in a genomic region of Desulfomicrobium escambiense DSM 10707:
- a CDS encoding flagellar hook protein FlgE: MGLSASMYSATSGLKVHGEDMTVIGNNISNVSTIGYKASRMYFEDALSQQVTTASGVGQVGRGVSVGTVMGDFSQGSLETTTESTDLAIGGNGFFVVSPAGQELSYYTRAGNFRFDEDGYLVDPHGYRLQGWEVQQGASSAAASGTTTVEENTGIKIVGVPQDVKLENFQSPPQATSRVDLIVNVDSNSEDKSVSDSAPFTALFDGYKATSATPLSEEDYAYQSTIKVYDENGSSHTLTVYMDPVKNDGVQDAAGGKKYWEYIVAVPPNDDNRVFMDETRETRGILMAGTLTFNAAGELENMSAFTIQDYDLTDPTWNPDDMANWVPADFAESGYPMCTANFLGTSDGSITGDITESRAKNTKPIEINFGIRNKTSYWDPGLVIDNPDNPTGPPLFTPETNGQSNLGALPQLDPATGGLVSAGSLGTINGMDATEPSALSTTNYSTGSTTIFQAQDGYTAGFLQNISVDRDGVITGRYSNGQVLELFAVTLATFNNNYALYREGGNLFSETRSSGPPITGLANTGGKGSIASNSLEQSNVDLATEFVKMITTEKGFQANSKTITTVDGMLTTLIQLKR; encoded by the coding sequence ATGGGCTTGTCAGCATCGATGTATTCCGCGACCAGCGGCCTCAAGGTCCACGGCGAGGACATGACCGTCATCGGCAATAACATCTCCAACGTCTCAACCATCGGCTACAAGGCCTCGCGCATGTACTTCGAGGACGCCCTGAGCCAGCAGGTCACCACGGCCTCGGGCGTGGGGCAGGTCGGGCGCGGCGTGTCCGTGGGTACGGTCATGGGTGACTTCTCCCAGGGCTCCCTGGAGACTACGACGGAGTCTACGGACTTGGCCATCGGCGGCAATGGGTTTTTCGTCGTATCGCCCGCCGGACAGGAGCTCAGCTACTATACCCGTGCCGGAAATTTCCGTTTCGACGAGGACGGATACCTGGTCGACCCGCATGGGTACCGCCTTCAGGGGTGGGAAGTGCAGCAGGGTGCGTCGAGCGCCGCGGCAAGCGGCACGACGACGGTAGAAGAAAACACGGGCATCAAGATTGTTGGCGTTCCTCAGGACGTTAAGCTGGAGAATTTTCAGTCCCCGCCCCAGGCCACGAGTCGCGTGGACCTGATCGTCAACGTGGACTCCAATTCCGAAGATAAAAGTGTTAGCGATAGCGCCCCCTTCACAGCATTGTTTGACGGCTACAAAGCGACATCGGCGACTCCACTGAGCGAAGAGGACTACGCGTATCAGAGCACGATAAAGGTCTACGACGAAAACGGATCCTCGCACACGCTGACGGTCTACATGGATCCAGTTAAAAACGATGGAGTTCAGGACGCAGCAGGGGGGAAGAAATATTGGGAGTACATTGTCGCCGTGCCCCCGAATGACGACAACAGGGTTTTCATGGACGAAACCAGAGAGACGCGTGGCATTCTGATGGCCGGTACCTTGACGTTCAACGCTGCCGGCGAGTTGGAGAACATGTCGGCGTTCACGATTCAAGACTATGATCTGACCGACCCAACATGGAATCCAGATGATATGGCGAACTGGGTACCTGCCGATTTTGCGGAGAGCGGTTACCCCATGTGTACTGCCAATTTTCTCGGTACAAGCGATGGAAGTATTACCGGTGACATAACCGAGTCCAGAGCAAAGAACACCAAGCCCATCGAGATCAACTTTGGCATACGGAACAAGACGAGCTATTGGGATCCAGGGCTTGTCATCGATAACCCCGACAACCCCACCGGCCCCCCCCTCTTCACTCCAGAAACCAACGGGCAGTCGAATCTGGGCGCGCTCCCGCAGCTCGATCCGGCGACGGGAGGCCTTGTGAGCGCCGGCTCACTTGGGACCATCAACGGCATGGATGCGACGGAGCCCAGCGCTCTTTCGACCACGAACTACTCCACGGGTTCCACGACCATCTTCCAGGCCCAGGACGGCTACACCGCCGGGTTCCTGCAGAACATCTCCGTGGACCGCGACGGCGTCATCACGGGGAGGTATTCCAACGGCCAGGTTCTGGAACTCTTTGCCGTGACCCTGGCTACCTTCAACAACAACTACGCCCTGTACCGCGAGGGCGGTAACCTCTTCTCCGAGACCCGCTCCTCGGGGCCGCCCATCACCGGTCTGGCCAACACCGGCGGCAAGGGCAGCATCGCCTCCAACTCCCTGGAGCAGTCCAACGTGGACCTGGCCACGGAGTTCGTGAAGATGATTACCACGGAAAAAGGCTTTCAGGCCAACTCCAAGACCATCACTACCGTCGACGGCATGCTGACGACCCTGATCCAGCTCAAGCGTTAA
- a CDS encoding flagellar hook assembly protein FlgD yields MIDQILSQQGGFYGAETKSANDVLGKDAFLKLLVTQLQNQDPLNPLDDKEFIAQLAQFSSLEQMSNVAEGINALTNKTAQQDMMSAVGYIGKQIAASGSSMTKVENYATPVYFTLKDAAATVHANIYDANNNLVRTEKFTSMQAGEFEFSWDGTDYNGAPVDNGQYNVYFSAESATGKAVFVDTEVTGIVTAVEQGDDQTYFRLSDGRKIGFSDIKKVVQPAVTSTES; encoded by the coding sequence ATGATCGATCAGATTCTGTCGCAGCAGGGCGGTTTTTACGGGGCCGAAACGAAGAGCGCCAACGACGTGCTGGGCAAGGACGCGTTCCTCAAGCTGCTCGTGACGCAGCTGCAGAACCAGGATCCCCTGAACCCACTCGACGACAAGGAATTCATTGCCCAGTTGGCGCAGTTTTCGAGTCTGGAGCAGATGTCCAACGTCGCCGAAGGCATCAACGCCCTGACGAACAAGACCGCCCAGCAGGACATGATGAGCGCCGTCGGCTACATTGGCAAGCAGATCGCGGCCTCGGGTTCCAGCATGACTAAGGTCGAGAACTATGCCACGCCGGTCTATTTCACGTTGAAGGACGCAGCGGCCACGGTCCACGCAAACATTTACGACGCCAACAATAACCTCGTGCGCACGGAGAAGTTCACCTCCATGCAGGCCGGAGAGTTCGAGTTCAGCTGGGACGGCACCGACTACAACGGGGCCCCGGTCGATAACGGCCAGTACAACGTGTATTTTTCGGCCGAAAGCGCCACGGGCAAAGCCGTCTTCGTCGATACCGAAGTCACCGGGATCGTGACCGCGGTGGAGCAGGGCGATGACCAGACCTACTTCCGCCTGAGCGACGGGCGCAAGATCGGTTTCAGCGACATCAAGAAGGTCGTGCAACCGGCGGTCACGTCAACGGAATCATAG
- a CDS encoding NAD(P)/FAD-dependent oxidoreductase: MKPSGTRRTTAVIGGGVAGIVAAHLLQDIREVTVFEAADYLGGHTHTVSVPDGPDGGTPVDTGFIVFNEATYPFFIRFLDELGVPSRASEMSFGFHCEGTGLTYAGTDLNGLFVQRRNIASPEYWRFLFEIARFCRQAKADLEAGGNLGTLDEYVRSRRYSPFMVENYLLPMAAAIWSTPAGRVGRFPALSFLRFFRNHGLLSLVDRPRWRTVSGGSCSYVRAFLRRFSGTVRLNAPVAKVLRTGEGVRVEVEGDGPQVFDEVVIAAHADQALRMLGDPSADEARLLGAWRYEENRTVLHTDVSVMPRERAAWACWNFRRVAGEDRNVFVTYAMNLLQGLAGDRQFLVTLNRPTPHDASQVLADLVYHHPVYTDESMATQAELDSLNGRRGTWFCGSYFGYGFHEDAVRSAHAAAESLRRT; the protein is encoded by the coding sequence ATGAAGCCTTCCGGAACCAGAAGGACCACGGCCGTCATCGGCGGCGGCGTGGCCGGGATCGTGGCCGCCCACCTGCTGCAGGACATCCGCGAGGTCACGGTTTTCGAGGCGGCGGACTACCTAGGCGGCCACACCCACACCGTCTCCGTGCCCGACGGGCCCGACGGCGGCACGCCCGTGGACACGGGATTCATCGTCTTCAACGAGGCCACCTACCCGTTCTTTATCCGTTTCCTCGACGAGCTGGGCGTCCCGTCCCGGGCGTCGGAGATGTCCTTCGGCTTCCACTGCGAGGGAACCGGACTGACCTATGCCGGCACGGACCTGAATGGGCTTTTCGTTCAACGCAGGAATATCGCGTCCCCCGAGTACTGGCGCTTCCTGTTCGAGATCGCGCGCTTCTGCCGCCAGGCCAAGGCCGACCTGGAGGCCGGCGGCAATCTGGGCACCCTGGACGAGTACGTCCGCAGCCGCCGCTATTCGCCGTTCATGGTCGAAAATTATCTCCTGCCCATGGCCGCGGCCATCTGGTCCACGCCGGCCGGGCGGGTGGGGCGGTTCCCGGCCCTGTCCTTCCTGCGCTTCTTTCGCAACCATGGCCTGTTGTCGCTGGTGGACAGGCCTCGCTGGAGGACCGTGAGCGGCGGCAGCTGCAGCTACGTCCGGGCATTCCTGCGCCGCTTTTCCGGCACCGTGCGCCTGAACGCACCCGTGGCCAAGGTTCTGCGCACGGGCGAGGGCGTGCGGGTGGAGGTGGAAGGGGATGGGCCGCAGGTCTTCGACGAGGTCGTCATCGCGGCCCACGCCGACCAGGCCCTGCGCATGCTGGGGGACCCGTCCGCGGACGAGGCGCGACTGCTGGGAGCGTGGCGCTACGAGGAAAACAGGACGGTTCTGCACACCGACGTCTCGGTCATGCCGCGGGAGCGCGCGGCCTGGGCCTGCTGGAATTTTCGCCGCGTGGCGGGCGAGGACAGGAACGTCTTCGTCACCTACGCCATGAACCTGCTGCAGGGGCTGGCCGGCGACAGGCAGTTTCTCGTGACCCTGAACCGCCCGACACCCCATGACGCGTCGCAGGTCCTGGCCGATCTCGTCTATCACCATCCCGTCTATACCGATGAGTCCATGGCAACACAGGCCGAACTGGACTCGTTGAACGGGCGGCGGGGAACGTGGTTCTGTGGCAGCTATTTCGGGTACGGTTTCCACGAGGACGCCGTGCGTTCGGCCCACGCGGCGGCGGAAAGCCTGAGGAGAACCTGA
- a CDS encoding flagellar hook-length control protein FliK: protein MQFFPAMAPGFGPSSQAFSRFDFMDARAGQDFSGLLSEQMKQPDPQDMTSRPIESEPVSGPEPAATEYRTQDAAPAAAVVDEGAPQREEAPASHERHAESDARSEAGRADDPAKAAENVHDAPRKEEGKAAKTGEGDSESTSSGVSDGAAPQDAGSPDTEALQEELDAVEQEAKGRAAVNPDVDARIKALRELLGTLHQADPAERSELAVTLGAQIKELREELVAPGAKAERADHALSRAAAEGAEKSALHSQARAVRKGRDGEASVHAAAAGRNAGGSVKAAHASVAPDAGTDMALAGKGRVQASTDSVHEATKEVTSAQNEPKAAAGASVAEGSAGAAGLADGARADGKAQAEDVLGRAGTKAHAADTGAAQTPSEAVDENRAAGNKPTATAQETALKASVDSAPREAGKSHGAVQAAELVGRGEAARDHGVAADASRADATDARNVAPAQANGAKGDQARQDARQGFFGARGEEQPRQAKPVASASGKIVHEAEAQALGTGQNTQSAALQRGESPVSSRSAEVYRQVETGAFRNLGQGVKQLVIRLDPEELGQVSVILQVKGKEVQAVLRASSQETSQALGEQLSQLRTQLESQGLKVGKLEVQTQLADSQGQSQWQGAEQHNRYQENRELALSGQRWRTLERVDSGLVREVQSGVQRENLSQRGLDIFA, encoded by the coding sequence ATGCAGTTTTTTCCCGCCATGGCACCGGGTTTTGGACCTTCGTCGCAGGCTTTTTCCCGTTTCGATTTCATGGACGCGCGGGCTGGCCAGGATTTCTCCGGCCTTCTTTCCGAGCAGATGAAGCAGCCCGACCCGCAGGACATGACATCGAGGCCGATCGAAAGCGAGCCCGTCTCCGGTCCGGAACCGGCTGCGACGGAATACCGTACCCAGGACGCAGCCCCGGCCGCAGCCGTCGTGGACGAGGGCGCTCCGCAGCGGGAAGAGGCGCCCGCGAGTCATGAACGCCATGCGGAAAGCGATGCCCGGTCTGAAGCCGGTCGGGCCGACGATCCGGCAAAAGCTGCCGAGAATGTCCATGACGCGCCGCGCAAGGAGGAAGGCAAGGCCGCGAAAACCGGGGAGGGCGACTCGGAGTCGACGTCGTCCGGGGTTTCGGACGGTGCTGCGCCGCAAGACGCCGGGTCTCCTGACACGGAAGCGTTGCAGGAGGAGTTGGACGCTGTGGAGCAGGAGGCCAAGGGGCGGGCGGCCGTGAACCCCGACGTGGACGCCAGGATCAAGGCCCTGCGGGAACTGCTGGGCACCTTGCACCAGGCCGACCCGGCAGAGCGCAGCGAGTTGGCCGTGACCCTTGGGGCGCAGATCAAGGAGTTGCGAGAGGAACTCGTCGCGCCGGGCGCCAAGGCCGAAAGGGCGGACCATGCGTTGTCCCGCGCTGCGGCCGAAGGGGCGGAAAAATCCGCTTTGCATTCGCAGGCGCGGGCAGTTCGCAAGGGGCGGGACGGGGAAGCGTCGGTCCATGCTGCTGCGGCCGGTCGGAATGCGGGCGGCTCCGTGAAGGCCGCGCACGCGTCTGTTGCGCCAGACGCCGGAACGGACATGGCGCTGGCCGGCAAGGGTCGGGTCCAGGCATCGACGGACTCCGTCCATGAGGCCACAAAAGAGGTGACGTCCGCGCAGAACGAGCCGAAGGCGGCTGCCGGGGCGTCCGTGGCTGAGGGGTCCGCGGGTGCGGCCGGTCTCGCGGACGGTGCCCGCGCCGACGGCAAAGCGCAGGCGGAGGATGTGCTCGGACGCGCCGGGACCAAGGCCCATGCGGCGGACACGGGCGCTGCGCAGACGCCGAGCGAGGCCGTCGACGAGAACCGGGCCGCCGGGAACAAGCCGACGGCGACCGCTCAGGAAACGGCTCTCAAGGCCTCTGTCGACAGCGCGCCACGTGAGGCCGGGAAGAGTCATGGCGCCGTTCAGGCCGCCGAACTCGTCGGCCGTGGCGAAGCAGCCAGGGACCATGGAGTTGCCGCGGACGCCTCGCGGGCCGATGCGACGGATGCGCGAAACGTCGCGCCTGCACAGGCTAACGGCGCCAAGGGCGACCAGGCCCGTCAGGACGCACGTCAGGGATTTTTCGGCGCCAGGGGTGAGGAGCAGCCCCGGCAGGCCAAGCCCGTGGCTTCGGCATCCGGCAAAATCGTACACGAGGCCGAGGCCCAGGCCCTGGGAACAGGGCAGAATACGCAGTCAGCCGCCCTGCAGCGTGGCGAATCCCCGGTCAGTTCGCGCTCCGCGGAAGTCTACAGGCAGGTAGAGACCGGCGCCTTCCGCAATCTCGGGCAGGGCGTCAAGCAGCTTGTCATCCGGCTGGACCCCGAGGAGTTGGGCCAGGTCAGCGTGATCCTGCAGGTCAAGGGCAAGGAGGTCCAGGCCGTACTGCGGGCCAGCAGCCAGGAGACTTCGCAGGCCCTGGGCGAGCAGCTTTCCCAGTTGCGGACCCAGCTGGAGTCCCAGGGTCTCAAGGTCGGCAAGCTCGAGGTCCAGACCCAGCTGGCGGATTCCCAGGGGCAATCCCAATGGCAGGGCGCCGAGCAGCACAACCGCTACCAGGAGAACCGGGAACTGGCCCTCTCGGGCCAGCGCTGGCGCACCCTCGAACGGGTGGACTCCGGACTGGTCCGGGAAGTGCAAAGTGGAGTCCAGAGGGAAAATCTTTCCCAAAGAGGACTGGATATCTTTGCCTGA
- a CDS encoding DUF1295 domain-containing protein, whose translation MTTVLLGAAVAVLLAMNAMFVVGMYTRDNSRMDIAYGPVLAWVGFAAWLAGGMPDHFRPLVMLGLACLWGGRLGLHIGLRHRGRGEDFRYRNFRESWGETFVWRSFLQIYMLQGAVILVVAAPILFAVDQPGGGPAWSDALGLSLFALGFFFEAVGDWQLARFKKNPDNRGRVMTRGLWRYTRHPNYFGEATVWWGFFFLGLASPLGLWGVVSPLLISFLLLKVSGIPMLEARYEGNPEFEAYRRATSAFFPRPPRSTSSSDVTPEPGGAP comes from the coding sequence ATGACGACAGTGTTGCTCGGCGCGGCCGTGGCCGTGCTCCTGGCCATGAACGCCATGTTCGTCGTGGGCATGTACACACGCGACAACAGCCGCATGGACATCGCCTACGGTCCGGTCCTGGCCTGGGTCGGGTTTGCCGCCTGGCTGGCTGGCGGGATGCCGGACCATTTCCGGCCCCTGGTCATGCTGGGGCTGGCCTGCCTGTGGGGTGGGCGGCTGGGGCTGCACATCGGCTTGCGCCACCGTGGCCGGGGCGAGGACTTCCGCTACCGGAATTTCCGCGAATCCTGGGGGGAGACCTTCGTCTGGCGCAGCTTCCTGCAGATCTACATGCTGCAGGGCGCGGTCATTCTCGTCGTGGCCGCGCCCATCCTGTTTGCGGTGGATCAGCCGGGTGGTGGTCCAGCCTGGTCCGACGCCCTGGGGCTTTCCCTCTTCGCCCTGGGCTTCTTCTTCGAGGCCGTGGGCGACTGGCAGCTCGCGCGCTTCAAGAAGAACCCGGACAACAGGGGCCGCGTCATGACCAGGGGTCTGTGGCGCTACACCCGGCACCCCAACTACTTCGGGGAGGCGACGGTGTGGTGGGGCTTCTTCTTCCTGGGGCTGGCGTCGCCGCTGGGTCTTTGGGGAGTGGTCAGCCCGCTGTTGATCAGTTTTCTGCTGCTCAAGGTCTCGGGCATCCCCATGCTTGAAGCCAGGTACGAGGGCAATCCCGAGTTCGAGGCCTACAGACGGGCGACGAGCGCCTTTTTTCCGAGGCCTCCGCGGAGCACGTCTTCCTCGGACGTCACCCCGGAGCCGGGAGGCGCGCCATGA
- a CDS encoding DUF1365 family protein — translation MRSRIYAGTLRHKRLLGVEHGFDYGLHMYALDLDDLDELDCACRLFGHNRVRPLALHDRDYLFPGDSPLREKVLRALRENGIGEEPARVVLLTALRQFHYVFNPASFFYCFDASERLFCVLAQVNNTFGETHLYVLTPHPDTGRFGTPKAFHVSPFFPREGRYEFEFSALGDDMRVAITYVLGDGPALTASFSGVSRPVTCANLARLLLRHPLRAAATFPRILAQAARLYFRKKRPVFPKPEPASAMTIRQAPPTVADRVGRAAVTAFLRRLDHGRLTMTLPDGGRETFGPDEGGPRVELAVHRPRFFQRTLFSGDIGFGEAYADGDWTAPDLTGLLRLLALREETLNDRRFLPALAGRTLNFLAHLRRPNTVSGSRRNITEHYDLGNEFYRLFLDRTMSYSSGIFQRDGDSLEQAQQNKMGAVLEMAGIGPGDHVLEIGCGWGGFALEAVRRTGCRLTGITISAEQHRLATQRVREASLDDRIDIRLEDYRHVQGVFSRIVSIEMLEAVGHGNLPEYFEAVDRLLAPGGRAVIQVITMPDRKYDAYRRGSDWIRKHIFPGGHLPSLGAMVAAMSARTRLGPTRLDDIGLHYARTLRLWREALLARRADVLAQGFDETFLRKWEYYFSYCEAGFLCRTVRNYQMQLSRMGEPDAGGGV, via the coding sequence ATGCGTTCGAGGATCTATGCCGGAACCTTGCGTCACAAGCGGCTGCTTGGGGTGGAACACGGCTTTGACTACGGCCTGCACATGTACGCCCTGGACCTGGATGACCTGGACGAGCTGGACTGCGCCTGCCGCCTGTTCGGCCACAACCGCGTCCGGCCTCTGGCCCTGCACGACCGCGATTATCTTTTCCCCGGGGACTCCCCTCTGCGGGAGAAGGTCCTGCGCGCCCTGCGCGAGAACGGCATCGGGGAGGAGCCGGCCAGGGTCGTGCTGCTGACGGCCCTGCGCCAGTTCCATTACGTCTTCAACCCGGCCAGCTTCTTCTACTGCTTCGATGCCTCGGAGCGGCTTTTTTGCGTTCTGGCGCAGGTCAACAACACCTTCGGCGAGACCCACCTTTACGTGCTCACGCCCCACCCCGACACGGGCCGCTTCGGGACGCCCAAGGCCTTTCACGTTTCCCCGTTCTTTCCGCGCGAGGGGCGCTACGAGTTCGAGTTTTCCGCCCTGGGCGATGACATGCGGGTAGCCATCACCTACGTCCTGGGGGACGGACCGGCCCTGACGGCGTCCTTCAGCGGCGTCTCGCGTCCCGTCACGTGCGCGAACCTGGCCCGGCTGCTCCTGCGCCATCCCCTGCGGGCGGCCGCCACGTTCCCGCGCATCCTGGCCCAGGCGGCGCGGCTTTATTTCCGGAAGAAGCGTCCCGTCTTTCCCAAACCCGAACCCGCCTCGGCCATGACCATCCGTCAGGCCCCGCCGACGGTGGCCGACAGGGTGGGCCGGGCGGCGGTGACCGCCTTTCTGCGCCGTCTCGACCATGGGCGCCTGACCATGACCCTGCCCGACGGCGGCCGGGAAACTTTCGGGCCGGATGAAGGCGGGCCACGGGTCGAGCTGGCCGTGCACAGGCCGCGCTTTTTCCAGCGCACGCTCTTTTCGGGGGACATCGGCTTCGGCGAGGCCTATGCCGACGGCGACTGGACCGCGCCGGACCTGACGGGCCTGCTGCGCCTGCTGGCCCTGCGCGAGGAAACATTGAACGACCGCCGGTTCCTGCCGGCACTGGCCGGCCGGACCCTGAACTTTCTGGCCCATCTGCGTCGGCCCAACACCGTGTCCGGAAGCCGGCGCAACATCACCGAGCACTACGACCTGGGCAACGAGTTCTACAGGCTTTTCCTGGACCGGACCATGTCCTACTCCAGCGGCATCTTTCAGCGTGACGGGGACAGCCTGGAGCAGGCTCAGCAGAACAAGATGGGCGCGGTCCTGGAGATGGCCGGCATCGGCCCGGGCGACCATGTCCTGGAGATCGGCTGCGGGTGGGGCGGCTTCGCCCTGGAAGCGGTGCGGCGTACAGGCTGCCGGCTGACGGGCATCACCATCTCCGCGGAACAGCACCGGTTGGCTACGCAGCGCGTGCGCGAGGCCAGCCTGGACGACCGCATCGACATCCGGCTGGAGGATTACCGGCACGTGCAGGGTGTCTTCAGCCGGATCGTGTCCATTGAGATGCTCGAAGCAGTGGGGCACGGCAACCTGCCCGAGTACTTCGAGGCCGTGGACCGCCTGTTGGCTCCCGGCGGCAGGGCCGTGATCCAGGTCATCACCATGCCCGACCGGAAATACGACGCCTACCGCCGCGGTTCCGACTGGATCCGCAAGCATATTTTCCCCGGTGGCCATCTGCCTTCCCTGGGGGCCATGGTCGCGGCCATGAGCGCACGCACACGGCTAGGTCCCACTCGTCTCGACGATATCGGGCTCCACTATGCGCGGACCCTGCGGCTCTGGCGGGAGGCGCTGCTGGCCCGTCGCGCGGACGTCCTCGCCCAGGGCTTTGACGAGACCTTCCTGCGCAAGTGGGAGTATTATTTCAGCTATTGCGAGGCCGGTTTTCTGTGCCGCACGGTGCGCAACTACCAGATGCAGCTATCCAGGATGGGCGAGCCCGACGCGGGTGGAGGCGTCTGA
- a CDS encoding DUF2878 domain-containing protein, whose protein sequence is MSGLLRTRVLNFVLYQSGWLCCVLGAANGRPWLGAGLGLVPVLAHLGLARRRGEEASLMLGALALGIVVDTLHMRMGTLSFQGGLLVSGFPPPWLLLLWLQFASTLRYCLSWLLGRYVLGAVLGFVAGAVAYWAGVRLGAATFGVDTAHGLLRIGLSWGICLPLLLIIAQRAEEEGGTYRFF, encoded by the coding sequence ATGTCCGGCCTGCTGCGCACCAGGGTCCTCAATTTCGTTCTCTACCAGTCAGGCTGGCTCTGCTGCGTTCTCGGCGCAGCCAACGGTCGGCCATGGCTGGGCGCGGGCCTTGGGCTTGTGCCGGTTCTTGCGCACCTGGGGCTGGCCCGCAGACGGGGAGAAGAGGCCTCCCTCATGCTGGGCGCACTGGCACTGGGCATCGTGGTCGACACGCTGCACATGCGAATGGGGACCCTGTCTTTCCAAGGCGGGCTCCTTGTGTCCGGGTTCCCTCCTCCCTGGCTTCTGCTGCTGTGGCTGCAGTTCGCCTCGACTCTGCGGTATTGTCTGAGTTGGCTCTTGGGGCGGTATGTTCTCGGGGCTGTTCTCGGATTCGTGGCCGGCGCAGTCGCGTATTGGGCAGGGGTGCGTCTCGGCGCGGCGACGTTCGGGGTGGACACGGCGCACGGCCTTCTGCGCATCGGCCTGAGTTGGGGGATTTGTTTGCCGCTGCTGCTGATCATTGCCCAAAGGGCGGAGGAGGAGGGCGGGACGTACCGTTTCTTCTGA
- a CDS encoding DUF2177 family protein, which translates to MGVMFWIKLYLATIPVFFAIDMLWLGVLARSFYQTSLRHLLSPEVNWPAAFVFYFIYIAGILLFAVRPGLEAQSLGRACLWGALFGFFTYATYDLTNLATLRDWPLKVVLVDIAWGTVLCTLVAGGSYLLALKLA; encoded by the coding sequence ATGGGCGTCATGTTCTGGATAAAGCTGTATCTGGCCACAATTCCCGTTTTTTTCGCCATCGACATGCTCTGGCTGGGCGTGCTGGCCAGAAGTTTCTATCAAACCAGCCTGCGCCATCTCCTGAGTCCGGAAGTCAACTGGCCGGCGGCGTTCGTCTTCTATTTCATCTATATCGCCGGCATCCTGCTCTTTGCCGTGCGGCCCGGCCTGGAGGCCCAGTCCCTAGGCAGGGCCTGCCTGTGGGGGGCGCTCTTCGGCTTTTTCACCTACGCCACCTACGACCTGACCAACCTGGCCACCCTGCGGGACTGGCCCCTCAAAGTCGTGCTGGTTGATATCGCCTGGGGCACGGTCCTGTGCACCCTGGTCGCCGGCGGAAGCTACCTTCTTGCACTCAAGCTGGCCTGA